The Miscanthus floridulus cultivar M001 chromosome 7, ASM1932011v1, whole genome shotgun sequence genome includes a region encoding these proteins:
- the LOC136468064 gene encoding uncharacterized protein — protein sequence MSRLLPPAKTLLLSPFPAFSPPPPPHPFPLPRIHVRTSAGRGAAAENAAASGTTARERRLVKVREERRRREYDREHTYPGWAKVLENACRDDEELRAILGDSIGNPELMKQRIQERVRKKGRAQFNKSKTGSIVAFKVSFRDFNPLNSFIWFELFGEPTDRDVDLLGGVIQAWYVMGRLGAYNSSNLQLANSMMDYDPSYDSEEASSVMPSSFHDISDVEFQDNWARVWVDIGTSDYLGLDVLLNCLTQLSSEHLGIKQVVFGGKKMGDWEEGMTSSDYGYKHFKI from the exons ATGTCACGGCTACTCCCGCCTGCTAAAACCCTCCTGCTCTCTCCCTTCCCGGCGTtctcgccgccaccgcctcctcaTCCTTTTCCTCTTCCTCGCATCCACGTCCGTACATCCGCGGGGAGAGGCGCTGCGGCGGAGAACGCGGCAGCGTCCGGGACGACGGCGAGGGAGCGGCGGCTGGTCAAGGTgcgggaggagcgccgccgccgcgagtACGACCGGGAGCACACCTACCCCGGATGGGCCAA GGTTCTGGAGAACGCCTGCAGAGATGATGAGGAGCTCCGCGCCATTCTCGGTGATAGCATCGGCAACCCGGAGCTCATGAAGCAAAGG ATCCAAGAAAGGGTGCGCAAGAAAGGCAGGGCTCAATTCAACAAGTCCAAGACAGGCTCCATTGTTGCTTTTAAAGTCAGCTTCCGAGA CTTCAACCCGTTGAATTCATTCATTTGGTTTGAGCTCTTTGGAGAACCAACAGATCGAGATGTTGACCTGCTTGGCGGT GTAATTCAGGCTTGGTACGTCATGGGAAGGCTAGGAGCTTATAATTCTTCAAATTTGCAG CTGGCCAACTCAATGATGGACTAtgacccttcatatgattctgaAGAAGCTTCCTCAGTAATGCCATCATCTTTCCATGATATCAGCGATGTTGAGTTCCAAGACAATTGGGCCAGGGTTTG GGTGGACATTGGAACCTCGGATTACCTTGGCTTGGATGTATTACTAAACTGCTTAACACAGTTGAGCTCAGA GCACTTGGGTATCAAACAAGTGGTTTTTGGAGGCAAGAAAATGGGTGACTGGGAAGAGGGCATGACGAGCTCAGATTATGGATACAAGCATTTCAAGATATGA
- the LOC136464886 gene encoding uncharacterized protein, whose translation MALLPFLLGFLIGALALAALEAAALLLLLRRLRRRKAAPEDAPPAADELPGERPFPYEKQGSLWILEPEKMPKVSNERLSVGGPKETKEKKNILEVFPAKKMAKIKGHSLCLSAPDGSQTTIELLNCTVLAVSASSMPSHKWAKRYPIKLESKDSEIYNGSKVCYLYADTSWEKESWCKALRIAATADKEKLNWHAKLSEKFLNYISSLNSEYPCFLKPPILSGEDHEVMDRTSKTDGSSKVRLFLKKLAKKASTKAPLDGKTSSGSSVQGEKKILDKLRSYQGAPFIEALIGPQEDKLGSSSSQDTVKATAPPAALNQTGQLSTSSEVNADDCVADEGTLCWNLLSSRLFFDAKMSDEINKAIKARIQRTLSNMRTPSYVGEITLTNFSLGELPPYVHAMRVLPLDLNELWAFEVDFEYSSGILLHIETRLEVQEPELQKDIMKSNFGADANGEVDSDLLESIEQYGNQFKGSHKSASSTGENDEADASSQSKSTGWTSAYISRWKTILHSIADHVSQVPLSLAIRISSVRGVLRVHMKPPPSDQIWYGFTSMPDLEWDLESSVGDRKITNSHIAALIGNRFKASLRDSLVLPNCESISMPWMLAEKDDWLPRKDAPFIWLNHEPTEMRSHATVTPPAHPEEGGANDDASSKRPMTSLPNSSSGSEESLRAVASIDEAKQEPMAEASLHSQSSSTPVSECVHSDGNEELRKPLLITEKLQEDASESRVMSPMSTSLRAVIPAGEQPQVSASPIGEDVKRKGGRRARMMDFGKRMGDKLEEKRRTIEEKGRHIVEKMRENARTNSMERTSS comes from the exons ATGGCGCTGCTGCCCTTCCTGCTAGGTTTCCTCATCGGCGCCCTGGCGCTGGCCGCGCTCGAGGCGGCGGCACTCCTACTGCtgctccgccgcctccgccgcaggAAGGCTGCGCCGGAGGACGCACCGCCGGCCGCCGACGAGCTGCCCGGGGAACGCCCCTTCCCCTACGAGAAGCAG GGTTCTCTGTGGATACTGGAGCCAGAAAAAATGCCAAAAGTTAGTAATGAACGCTTGTCAGTTGGAGGTCCCAAAGAGACAAAAGAGAAGAAGAATATCTTGGAGGTTTTCCCTGCAAAGAAGATGGCTAAAATCAAGGGACACTCCCTTTGTTTGTCTGCTCCTGATGGCTCCCAAACAACCATTGAGCTTTTGAACTGCACGGTCCTTGCAGTTTCTGCGTCAAGTATGCCCTCACATAAATG GGCTAAGAGGTACCCAATAAAATTAGAAAGCAAGGACAGTGAGATTTATAATGGAAGCAAGGTATGCTATCTTTATGCAGACACTTCCTGGGAGAAGGAATCATGGTGTAAAGCACTCCGTATTGCAGCTACTGCTGACAAGGAAAAATTAAATTGGCATGCCAAGCTGAGCGAAAAGTTCCTCAATTATATATCATCATTGAATTCTGAATACCCATGTTTCCTAAAGCCTCCAATACTCTCTGGTGAGGACCATGAGGTTATGGACAGGACATCAAAGACTGATGGATCTTCAAAAGTCCGTCTTTTCCTCAAGAAGTTGGCAAAGAAGGCATCTACGAAGGCACCCTTAGATGGCAAAACAAGTTCGGGGTCATCAGTGCAAGGTGAAAAAAAGATACTTGATAAATTGCGCAGCTATCAGGGTGCACCATTTATTGAAGCATTAATAGGTCCACAAGAGGACAAGCTCGGTAGCAGTTCATCGCAAGATACTGTAAAAGCCACTGCCCCACCTGCTGCATTGAATCAAACTGGACAGCTTTCAACTTCGTCTGAGGTGAATGCAGATGATTGTGTTGCTGATGAAGGTACACTCTGTTGGAACCTCCTGTCATCACGGTTGTTTTTCGATGCTAAAATGAGTGATGAGATAAACAAGGCCATCAAAGCACGCATTCAG AGGACTCTGTCAAATATGAGGACTCCATCTTATGTGGGTGAAATTACACTTACAAACTTTAGCCTTGGAGAACTTCCACCTTATGTGCATGCGATGAGAGTCCTTCCGCTGGATCTTAATGAATTATGGGCCTTTGAAGTTGACTTTGAGTATTCGAGTGGGATACTGCTGCACATTGAAACAAGGCTTGAGGTTCAGGAACCGGAGTTGCAAAAGGACATCATGAAAAGTAATTTTGGAGCAGATGCTAATGGAGAGGTTGATTCTGATCTTCTTGAGAGTATTGAACAGTATGGTAACCAATTTAAAGGCTCGCATAAATCAGCTTCTTCAACTGGGGAGAACGATGAAGCAG ATGCATCAAGTCAGTCAAAGAGCACTGGATGGACTTCAGCATATATATCAAGATGGAAAACTATCCTGCACTCAATAGCCGATCATGTCTCGCAG GTTCCTCTTTCTCTGGCAATAAGGATTTCATCTGTTCGAGGTGTCTTGCGGGTGCATATGAAGCCCCCTCCTTCTGATCAAATTTGGTATGGATTTACGTCAATGCCTGATCTAGAATGGGATTTGGAATCTTCTGTTGGGGATAGGAAAATCACCAACAGTCATATCGCTGCACTCATTGGTAACAGATTCAAG GCTTCGCTTCGAGATAGCTTAGTGCTTCCAAATTGTGAAAGCATCTCCATGCCATGGATGTTGGCAGAAAAGGATGACTGGTTACCTCGCAAGGATGCTCCTTTTATTTGGCTAAATCACGAACCCACTGAGATGAGAAGCCATGCTACAGTTACACCACCAGCTCACCCTGAGGAAGGTGGCGCAAATGATGATGCTAGTAGCAAAAGGCCGATGACAAGTTTACCCAACTCATCAAGTGGGAGCGAGGAATCATTGAGAGCAGTGGCATCCATTGACGAGGCAAAACAAGAGCCTATGGCAGAAGCATCATTACACAGCCAGTCTTCATCTACTCCAGTTAGTGAATGTGTCCATAGCGATGGAAATGAGGAACTGAGGAAGCCGTTGTTGATCACAGAGAAACTCCAGGAAGATGCTTCAGAAAGTAGAGTTATGTCTCCCATGTCCACATCTCTGAGGGCAGTGATACCAGCAGGGGAGCAGCCGCAGGTGTCAGCATCACCCATTGGAGAGGACGTGAAGCGAAAAGGCGGGAGGCGAGCTCGGATGATGGATTTCGGGAAGAGGATGGGAGACAAGCTGGAGGAGAAGAGGCGGACTATCGAAGAGAAAGGGAGGCATATCGTGGAGAAGATGCGAGAGAATGCCAGGACCAACAGCATGGAGAGGACTAGTAGCTAG
- the LOC136468062 gene encoding uncharacterized protein isoform X1 → MGCFNSKPNDAGAIRRRPGNIGEVAVFIPGLRVPESLELSQPLGDGHLRRLTERLAALRNRIVVMAAHEALSVTRPRKRTFTQHGGSTSADLLQALEDYLPVLLGLVKEGSNLEDKIQFSWMNQEDDAEETALPSSWYEVLSVLHMMAMLRLSQANSLLLPKTSLEGYHAKVSEDNKRASVEIFLKASGFLECAIQHVLPRISPENRKGLPVDLSEGVLKAICMQALGQAIDVQLGLAIDSPKATLAVKRRLACEMVKCWQQAHESMADLPLIDSWGEKHRLFVTWKYIEAKAAAYYYHGLILDEGNTEKSHRMAVAALQSAEEFLKESKDAAEAFHAAPPVSRSPPACGSMKYLHEKIQKDSSCKVRINKDLYSNDSSIREAVPALPDFAVALKPEEYRLPAVMVGASND, encoded by the exons ATGGGGTGcttcaattctaagccaaatgATGCTGGTGCAATCAGAAGAAGACCTGGGAACATAGGTGAGGTTGCTGTGTTTATACCTGGATTGCGGGTTCCTGAGAGTTTGGAGCTATCTCAGCCGCTAGGCGATGGCCACCTGAGGAGGCTGACTGAACGTTTGGCTGCGTTGAGGAACCGAATAGTGGTCATGGCTGCTCATGAGGCATTGTCGGTGACTAGGCCCAGGAAGCGCACCTTCACACAGCATG GAGGATCTACATCAGCTGATCTTCTGCAGGCTTTGGAAGATTACTTGCCAGTTCTTCTTGGACTGGTAAAAGAGG GGAGCAACTTGGAAGATAAGATACAGTTTTCCTGGATGAACCAAGAGGATGATGCAGAG GAGACGGCATTGCCCAGTTCTTGGTATGAGGTGTTGTCAGTTTTGCACATGATGGCTATGCTGCGTTTATCTCAAGCAAATTCCCTGCTTCTTCCAAAGACATCACTTGAGGGTTACCATGCTAAAGTATCTGAAG ATAACAAACGTGCTTCCGTTGAAATATTTCTCAAGGCATCTGGGTTCTTGGAGTGTGCTATCCAAcatgttcttcctaggatatccCCAGAAAATAG GAAAGGTCTTCCTGTAGACTTATCTGAAGGAGTCCTGAAAGCGATCTGCATGCAAGCTCTGGGTCAA GCAATTGATGTCCAACTTGGGTTGGCAATTGACAGTCCAAAGGCTACCCTAGCAGTGAAAAGGAGGTTAGCATGTGAGATGGTCAAGTGCTGGCAACAG GCACATGAAAGTATGGCGGATTTACCTCTGATTGATAGCTGGGGCGAGAAGCACAGGCTCTTTGTGACGTGGAAGTATATTGAAGCAAAA GCTGCAGCATACTATTATCATGGCCTTATCCTTGACGAAGGCAACACGGAGAAATCCCACAGGATGGCCGTGGCAGCATTGCAATCTGCAGAGGAGTTTCTCAAGGAGAGCAAAGATGCGGCGGAAGCCTTCCACGCAGCACCTCCTGTTTCAAG AAGCCCGCCTGCTTGTGGATCGATGAAGTATCTCCATGAGAAGATCCAGAAGGACTCGTCCTGCAAAGTTCGCATCAACAAGGACCTCTACAGCAACGACAG CAGCATCCGTGAGGCCGTGCCGGCGCTGCCAGATTTCGCGGTGGCTCTGAAGCCCGAGGAGTACCGGCTCCCTGCTGTGATGGTAGGCGCGTCAAATGACTAG
- the LOC136468065 gene encoding uncharacterized protein, whose product MDSLRNMVEPIRTMQIRPVLAQIITLGMILTSALIMWKGLIVVTGSESPVVVVLSESMEPGFRRGDILFLHMNKEPIRTGEIIVFNVEGRDIPIVHRVIKVHERHDTTEFDILTKGDNNREDDRMGMLYANGQLWLQRQHIIGRAVGYLPYAGWLTIAMTEKPVLKYLLIGALGLLVVASKE is encoded by the exons ATGGATTCCCTGCGCAACATGGTGGAGCCGATTCGGACGATGCAGATCCGCCCCGTGCTCGCCCAAATCATCACCCTAG GGATGATCCTCACTTCGGCATTGATCATGTGGAAAGGATTGATTGTCGTAACAGGGAGCGAGTCGCCGGTTGTGGTGGTTCTATCTGAAAGCATGGAGCCTGGGTTTCGAAGG GGCGATATCCTATTTTTACACATGAATAAGGAACCTATCCGCACAGGAGAAATAATTGTTTTCAATGTTGAG GGCCGTGATATTCCAATTGTCCATCGTGTGATCAAG GTTCATGAACGCCATGATACAACCGAATTTGATATTCTCACAAAAG GTGACAATAACCGTGAGGATGACCGAATGGGAATGCTGTATGCAAATGGGCAGCTTTGGCTTCAGCGACAGCACATTATTGGACGGGCTGTTGG CTATCTGCCTTATGCTGGGTGGCTTACAATCGCCATGACGGAGAAACCAGTCCTCAAG TATCTGCTAATTGGTGCACTCGGGCTGCTGGTGGTAGCATCCAAGGAGTAA
- the LOC136468062 gene encoding uncharacterized protein isoform X2: MGCFNSKPNDAGAIRRRPGNIGEVAVFIPGLRVPESLELSQPLGDGHLRRLTERLAALRNRIVVMAAHEALSVTRPRKRTFTQHGGSTSADLLQALEDYLPVLLGLVKEGSNLEDKIQFSWMNQEDDAEETALPSSWYEVLSVLHMMAMLRLSQANSLLLPKTSLEGYHAKVSEDNKRASVEIFLKASGFLECAIQHVLPRISPENRKGLPVDLSEGVLKAICMQALGQAIDVQLGLAIDSPKATLAVKRRLACEMVKCWQQAHESMADLPLIDSWGEKHRLFVTWKYIEAKAAAYYYHGLILDEGNTEKSHRMAVAALQSAEEFLKESKDAAEAFHAAPPVSRSPPACGSMKYLHEKIQKDSSCKVRINKDLYSNDSIREAVPALPDFAVALKPEEYRLPAVMVGASND; this comes from the exons ATGGGGTGcttcaattctaagccaaatgATGCTGGTGCAATCAGAAGAAGACCTGGGAACATAGGTGAGGTTGCTGTGTTTATACCTGGATTGCGGGTTCCTGAGAGTTTGGAGCTATCTCAGCCGCTAGGCGATGGCCACCTGAGGAGGCTGACTGAACGTTTGGCTGCGTTGAGGAACCGAATAGTGGTCATGGCTGCTCATGAGGCATTGTCGGTGACTAGGCCCAGGAAGCGCACCTTCACACAGCATG GAGGATCTACATCAGCTGATCTTCTGCAGGCTTTGGAAGATTACTTGCCAGTTCTTCTTGGACTGGTAAAAGAGG GGAGCAACTTGGAAGATAAGATACAGTTTTCCTGGATGAACCAAGAGGATGATGCAGAG GAGACGGCATTGCCCAGTTCTTGGTATGAGGTGTTGTCAGTTTTGCACATGATGGCTATGCTGCGTTTATCTCAAGCAAATTCCCTGCTTCTTCCAAAGACATCACTTGAGGGTTACCATGCTAAAGTATCTGAAG ATAACAAACGTGCTTCCGTTGAAATATTTCTCAAGGCATCTGGGTTCTTGGAGTGTGCTATCCAAcatgttcttcctaggatatccCCAGAAAATAG GAAAGGTCTTCCTGTAGACTTATCTGAAGGAGTCCTGAAAGCGATCTGCATGCAAGCTCTGGGTCAA GCAATTGATGTCCAACTTGGGTTGGCAATTGACAGTCCAAAGGCTACCCTAGCAGTGAAAAGGAGGTTAGCATGTGAGATGGTCAAGTGCTGGCAACAG GCACATGAAAGTATGGCGGATTTACCTCTGATTGATAGCTGGGGCGAGAAGCACAGGCTCTTTGTGACGTGGAAGTATATTGAAGCAAAA GCTGCAGCATACTATTATCATGGCCTTATCCTTGACGAAGGCAACACGGAGAAATCCCACAGGATGGCCGTGGCAGCATTGCAATCTGCAGAGGAGTTTCTCAAGGAGAGCAAAGATGCGGCGGAAGCCTTCCACGCAGCACCTCCTGTTTCAAG AAGCCCGCCTGCTTGTGGATCGATGAAGTATCTCCATGAGAAGATCCAGAAGGACTCGTCCTGCAAAGTTCGCATCAACAAGGACCTCTACAGCAACGACAG CATCCGTGAGGCCGTGCCGGCGCTGCCAGATTTCGCGGTGGCTCTGAAGCCCGAGGAGTACCGGCTCCCTGCTGTGATGGTAGGCGCGTCAAATGACTAG